Proteins co-encoded in one Sulfurospirillum arsenophilum NBRC 109478 genomic window:
- a CDS encoding putative metalloprotease CJM1_0395 family protein encodes MQIDSFLNASYVHINNTPLSSNTTTTSATSEKKDENSTELTASEQALIAELQATDTAVRAHESAHIAAGGGVIRGGAVFTYAQAPDKRLYAVGGEVGIDTSEGSTPENTVTKMQTVRTAALAPADPSATDYQVAATASMLQMMARLQVSRLQQEELLAKAKESYSSANNENTTSLLSNYA; translated from the coding sequence ATGCAAATAGATAGCTTTTTAAACGCCTCTTATGTACACATTAACAACACTCCTCTGTCATCAAACACTACAACTACGTCCGCTACATCTGAAAAAAAAGATGAAAATTCTACAGAACTTACAGCTTCCGAACAAGCCTTAATAGCAGAGCTTCAAGCCACCGATACTGCCGTACGAGCACACGAGAGTGCTCATATCGCAGCAGGTGGAGGGGTTATTCGCGGTGGCGCCGTTTTTACCTATGCACAAGCTCCCGATAAAAGACTCTATGCTGTAGGTGGCGAAGTTGGCATTGATACATCTGAAGGGAGTACCCCTGAAAACACGGTAACAAAAATGCAAACGGTACGTACCGCCGCACTTGCCCCCGCAGACCCTAGTGCCACAGACTACCAAGTCGCTGCCACAGCATCCATGCTTCAAATGATGGCTAGACTTCAAGTCTCACGTCTTCAACAAGAGGAACTGTTAGCGAAGGCCAAAGAGAGCTATTCATCTGCCAATAATGAAAATACCACCTCACTTCTTTCAAATTATGCATAA
- a CDS encoding 3'-5' exonuclease — MRALDSYIYKMTQKPIFHKEFFAKMHTFKELEHVDVEDLDMLKLLGLPITKYNNYAFTLETITTPIGQGKFCVVDIEANGSKPTLHQIIEIGAVMIENGKEVAQFSSLVKADILPDSIEQLTGITLAELQHAPSLNSVLEAFRLFIKDAVFVAHNVNFDYYFISYALEQAGFGPLLNRRLDTIDLAKKCIEAPKYGLGALTEYLGIGFENHHRALCDARATAQVFFKALEKLPEGVQTVEQLIDFTKPQNQKKKKKEKPVKPSTGTSL; from the coding sequence GTGAGAGCATTGGATAGCTACATCTATAAGATGACGCAAAAACCCATTTTTCACAAAGAGTTTTTTGCCAAAATGCACACGTTTAAAGAGCTTGAACATGTCGATGTCGAAGACCTTGACATGCTTAAACTTTTAGGACTTCCTATCACCAAGTACAATAACTATGCCTTTACCCTGGAAACAATTACAACGCCAATAGGTCAGGGAAAGTTTTGTGTGGTTGATATTGAAGCCAATGGCAGTAAGCCTACACTGCATCAGATCATTGAAATTGGTGCTGTGATGATTGAAAATGGCAAAGAGGTAGCACAGTTTTCCTCTTTGGTCAAAGCTGATATTTTGCCTGATAGCATCGAGCAGCTTACGGGCATTACGCTTGCAGAACTGCAACATGCACCTTCTTTAAACTCTGTATTGGAAGCATTTAGACTTTTTATTAAAGATGCCGTCTTTGTGGCACATAATGTTAATTTTGACTACTATTTTATCTCCTACGCACTTGAACAAGCAGGTTTCGGACCTCTTTTAAACCGCAGGCTTGATACGATCGATTTAGCGAAAAAATGCATCGAAGCACCTAAATATGGGCTGGGTGCTTTGACAGAATATTTGGGAATTGGGTTTGAAAACCATCACCGAGCACTGTGTGATGCACGCGCCACGGCGCAAGTGTTTTTTAAAGCGTTGGAGAAGTTGCCAGAAGGTGTTCAAACGGTAGAGCAGTTGATTGATTTCACTAAACCGCAAAATCAAAAAAAGAAGAAAAAAGAGAAGCCTGTTAAACCGTCTACTGGTACATCGCTTTAA
- the argJ gene encoding bifunctional glutamate N-acetyltransferase/amino-acid acetyltransferase ArgJ, which translates to MFTILPLQNGLDNVAGFFCQGVHAGFKPNGNNDVAFIRSNEPCDISAVFTTNIFQAAPIKHFLRYPKGFQTNFILMNAKNANAMTGAEGIADIETLFGKLKTKFPSLHNPIMSSTGVIGYRLNVDKLSTAFDKFDFNAKDSHATASAIMTTDSFKKELCFKVILEDGSFFHIAAICKGAGMINPAMATMLCFILTDANIPKMDMDELLLPSIENSFNAVSVDGDTSTNDTVLLLSSKQSGAYHKEAFNEALRLITKELSLMLVRDGEGSTKVVAFEVSGAKTEAEAERAAKALSNSLLVKTALFGEDPNWGRIASTIGASRITCNEESLVIHYDDVLIYSKDQRSLNAEAEKKAAAVMKKDSFRIHCELGVGEASFTAYGCDLGHKYVEINADYRT; encoded by the coding sequence ATGTTTACCATTCTTCCTCTTCAAAATGGACTTGATAATGTAGCTGGTTTTTTCTGCCAAGGCGTTCACGCAGGGTTTAAACCAAACGGCAATAATGATGTTGCGTTTATTCGCTCTAACGAACCGTGCGATATTTCGGCAGTTTTTACAACCAATATTTTTCAGGCTGCCCCCATTAAACATTTTTTACGCTACCCAAAAGGATTTCAAACCAATTTCATTTTGATGAACGCTAAAAATGCAAATGCGATGACAGGAGCGGAGGGTATTGCAGATATTGAAACGCTTTTTGGCAAACTGAAGACAAAATTTCCAAGTTTGCACAATCCAATTATGAGCTCCACAGGTGTCATCGGGTACCGTCTCAATGTTGACAAACTTTCAACAGCATTCGATAAATTTGACTTTAATGCTAAAGATTCTCACGCTACTGCTTCGGCGATTATGACGACGGATAGTTTCAAAAAAGAACTTTGTTTCAAGGTGATTTTAGAAGATGGTAGTTTCTTTCATATTGCCGCCATCTGCAAAGGTGCAGGTATGATCAATCCTGCAATGGCAACAATGCTTTGCTTTATTCTAACGGATGCCAATATTCCTAAAATGGATATGGATGAGCTTTTATTGCCATCAATTGAGAATTCATTTAATGCCGTCAGCGTTGATGGCGATACTTCGACCAATGACACCGTGCTACTTCTAAGCTCTAAACAGAGTGGCGCGTACCATAAAGAGGCGTTTAATGAAGCACTTCGCCTGATTACCAAAGAGCTTAGCCTTATGCTTGTTCGCGATGGAGAAGGTTCAACGAAAGTCGTTGCATTTGAAGTCAGTGGTGCGAAAACTGAAGCTGAAGCAGAACGTGCAGCTAAAGCGCTTAGTAACTCTCTACTTGTCAAAACAGCACTTTTTGGTGAAGATCCAAACTGGGGACGTATTGCTTCGACCATTGGAGCCAGTAGAATTACTTGTAATGAAGAAAGCCTTGTCATTCATTATGACGATGTCTTAATTTACAGCAAAGATCAGCGCTCGCTGAACGCTGAAGCGGAGAAAAAAGCAGCGGCTGTTATGAAAAAAGACTCTTTCCGTATTCATTGCGAACTCGGAGTTGGAGAGGCTAGTTTTACTGCCTATGGCTGTGATTTAGGGCATAAGTATGTTGAAATAAATGCGGATTATCGCACCTAG
- the uvrB gene encoding excinuclease ABC subunit UvrB, translated as MSEFYLESPYQPSGDQPQAIEKLVASIKKGSRYQTLIGVTGSGKTYTMAQIIQKLKMPTLIMTHNKTLAAQLYSEFKGFFPKNHVEYFISYYDYYQPEAYIPRSDLFIEKDSSINEELERLRLSATASLLSFDDVICVASVSANYGLGDPSEYKEMVQVIEKGDTINQKKLLLRLVDMGYKRNDTFFDRGCFRVSGDVIDIYPAYSEEEAVRVEFFGDEVESINYFEVFLNKKLQNLNKVVIYAANQFIVGHERLQKAIKSIEQELGERLQYLKKEDKLVEYQRLKQRVEFDLEMLGSTGACKGVENYARYLTGIEPGATPYSLFDYFEAMNKEYLVIVDESHVSLPQFRGMFAGDRSRKEVLVEYGFRLPSALDNRPLMFDEFINKAPRYLFVSATPKELELGLSGDNTAEQIIRPTGLLDPEVEILSSKNQVETLFDKIKEVIAKDEKVLVTVLTKKMAEELTRYYADLGIKIRYMHSDIDAIERNQIIRSLRVGEFDVLVGINLLREGLDLPEVSLVAILDADKEGFLRSETSLIQTMGRAARNLNGRVIMFAEKITDSMQKAIETTLRRRAIQETYNQEHNITPTSTTRKMDENLKLEEHADIYNTFDKKDKIPPSEKKKIITELTKAMHEAAKILEFEKAAKLRDQIEKLKKM; from the coding sequence ATGAGTGAATTTTATTTAGAAAGTCCCTATCAACCATCGGGTGACCAACCGCAAGCCATCGAAAAGCTTGTAGCGTCTATTAAAAAAGGAAGTCGCTACCAAACACTCATTGGTGTTACGGGAAGCGGTAAAACCTACACCATGGCGCAAATCATTCAAAAACTAAAGATGCCTACCCTTATCATGACGCATAATAAAACACTTGCCGCGCAACTTTACAGCGAATTTAAGGGCTTTTTTCCTAAAAACCATGTGGAGTATTTTATCAGCTATTACGACTACTATCAGCCTGAGGCATACATTCCACGCAGTGATCTTTTCATCGAAAAAGACAGCTCTATCAATGAAGAATTAGAGCGTTTGCGCCTTAGTGCCACTGCTTCTTTGCTTAGTTTTGATGATGTTATCTGTGTCGCTTCCGTTTCTGCCAACTACGGCTTAGGTGATCCGAGCGAGTATAAAGAGATGGTACAAGTCATCGAAAAGGGTGATACCATCAACCAAAAAAAGCTTCTTTTGCGCCTCGTCGACATGGGGTATAAACGCAATGACACCTTTTTTGATCGAGGATGTTTTAGGGTTAGTGGCGATGTCATCGACATTTACCCAGCATACAGTGAAGAAGAGGCGGTTCGAGTGGAGTTTTTTGGTGATGAAGTGGAGAGCATTAACTACTTTGAAGTCTTTCTCAACAAAAAACTGCAAAATCTCAACAAAGTTGTCATCTATGCAGCCAATCAGTTCATTGTCGGACACGAGAGGCTTCAAAAGGCCATCAAATCTATCGAGCAAGAGCTTGGGGAACGGCTTCAATACTTGAAAAAAGAGGACAAACTGGTCGAGTACCAACGCCTCAAACAACGTGTCGAATTTGACCTTGAAATGCTAGGCTCCACAGGAGCGTGTAAAGGTGTTGAAAACTACGCACGCTACCTTACAGGCATTGAACCAGGTGCTACGCCCTACTCGTTGTTTGACTATTTCGAAGCGATGAACAAAGAATATCTGGTCATCGTCGATGAATCCCACGTCAGTCTTCCACAATTTCGCGGTATGTTCGCGGGCGATCGCAGTCGTAAAGAAGTTTTGGTTGAGTATGGTTTTAGGCTTCCCAGTGCCCTTGATAACCGCCCTTTGATGTTTGATGAGTTCATCAACAAAGCACCACGTTACCTTTTTGTCAGTGCGACACCTAAAGAGTTGGAGCTAGGACTCAGCGGTGATAATACTGCCGAGCAGATCATCCGCCCAACGGGTCTTCTTGATCCTGAAGTGGAAATTTTAAGCAGTAAAAACCAAGTTGAAACCCTTTTTGATAAGATCAAAGAAGTGATAGCCAAAGATGAAAAAGTCCTTGTGACGGTGCTGACGAAAAAGATGGCAGAAGAGCTAACACGCTACTACGCCGATCTTGGTATCAAAATAAGATACATGCACTCCGACATCGATGCGATTGAACGTAATCAGATTATTCGCTCACTTCGTGTGGGAGAGTTTGACGTACTTGTCGGCATTAACCTTCTTCGTGAAGGACTTGACCTTCCTGAGGTTTCGCTTGTCGCCATCTTGGATGCCGATAAAGAGGGCTTTTTACGCTCGGAAACCAGCCTTATTCAAACCATGGGACGCGCTGCTAGAAATCTAAACGGCAGAGTCATCATGTTTGCAGAGAAAATTACAGACTCGATGCAAAAAGCAATTGAGACAACCTTACGGAGGCGTGCGATTCAAGAGACCTACAATCAAGAGCACAACATCACACCAACCAGCACCACACGTAAAATGGATGAGAATTTAAAACTCGAAGAGCATGCTGACATCTACAATACCTTTGATAAAAAAGACAAAATTCCACCGAGTGAAAAAAAGAAAATTATCACCGAACTTACTAAGGCAATGCACGAAGCAGCAAAGATTTTGGAGTTTGAAAAAGCAGCGAAATTACGCGATCAAATTGAAAAATTGAAAAAGATGTAA
- a CDS encoding type II secretion system protein — protein sequence MKKGFTMIELIFVIVILGILASVAIPKLAATRDDAKAAALKTDIGTVLNAVPAWYQGQKELTIVGAMSFDTSIWQKTASKVEYTYKENSSDSDHITIKIVDANSSATAATSASVTSADPIASTFVWTFAPWLVVDINSSTNNGIVKVLTNMGVTNTQIGLRGSSVKW from the coding sequence ATGAAAAAAGGTTTCACGATGATCGAGTTGATCTTCGTTATTGTTATTTTAGGTATTTTAGCATCGGTAGCGATTCCGAAGCTTGCAGCAACGAGGGATGATGCAAAAGCTGCAGCACTTAAAACGGATATTGGAACAGTTCTCAATGCAGTTCCAGCATGGTATCAAGGACAGAAAGAGCTTACTATTGTTGGAGCGATGAGTTTTGATACTAGCATTTGGCAAAAAACAGCTTCTAAAGTAGAATATACATATAAAGAGAATAGTTCTGATTCTGACCATATAACAATAAAAATTGTAGATGCCAATAGCTCTGCTACTGCAGCAACGAGTGCATCAGTAACCTCTGCAGACCCTATTGCAAGTACATTTGTTTGGACTTTTGCTCCATGGTTAGTTGTTGATATTAATAGTTCGACAAACAATGGAATAGTCAAAGTCCTAACCAATATGGGTGTGACTAATACTCAAATTGGACTACGTGGA
- a CDS encoding phosphoribosylanthranilate isomerase produces MWVKICGITNLEDALCAIDAGADALGFVFYPKSPRYITPQNAKAIAEKLPLHVKKIGLFVDVTPEEIGVTCKEAQMDMAQIHFEVDKDFWSALKVPYLRVVRAREACEIEQYKGLIRLVDAYVEGYGGAGQRIDLSWFENSDYENIILAGGLTPENIEQLKPLGFYGVDVSSGVEKAKGIKDHDKVRAFIQRAKA; encoded by the coding sequence ATGTGGGTCAAAATTTGTGGTATCACCAACCTTGAAGATGCTTTATGTGCAATAGACGCTGGAGCAGACGCACTTGGATTTGTTTTTTATCCAAAATCTCCTCGTTACATTACACCTCAAAATGCGAAAGCCATTGCAGAAAAATTGCCTTTACATGTAAAGAAAATCGGGCTTTTTGTAGATGTCACACCAGAGGAGATTGGCGTTACATGTAAAGAGGCACAGATGGATATGGCGCAGATCCATTTTGAGGTTGACAAAGATTTTTGGAGTGCGCTTAAAGTTCCCTATTTACGCGTTGTACGTGCGCGTGAAGCTTGTGAAATTGAACAATACAAAGGTTTGATTAGACTTGTGGATGCCTATGTTGAAGGCTACGGTGGAGCAGGGCAGAGGATCGATCTTTCATGGTTTGAAAATTCTGATTATGAGAATATCATCTTAGCGGGTGGTTTAACGCCTGAAAACATTGAGCAACTTAAACCTTTAGGCTTCTATGGGGTTGATGTCAGCAGTGGCGTGGAAAAAGCCAAAGGCATCAAAGATCACGATAAAGTAAGAGCCTTTATACAAAGAGCTAAAGCGTGA
- the rpmB gene encoding 50S ribosomal protein L28: protein MARKCALTGKGPMVGNNVSHANNKTKRRFLPNLRTVRVTLEDGTTKKIRIAASTLRTMKKNG from the coding sequence ATGGCAAGAAAATGTGCTCTTACTGGAAAAGGCCCTATGGTTGGTAACAACGTAAGCCATGCGAACAACAAAACTAAAAGAAGATTCCTTCCAAACCTTAGAACTGTCCGTGTGACACTTGAAGATGGAACGACTAAGAAAATTAGAATTGCTGCTTCGACACTTCGTACAATGAAGAAAAACGGCTAA
- the rpe gene encoding ribulose-phosphate 3-epimerase: MLVAPSILSADFGKLREEIVSICEAGCDLVHVDVMDGHFVPNLTIGPVVVSAVAKAATKPLDIHLMVENNTFFVDLFAPLKPKYISFHIEEEKHPHRLIQKIRDLGISPAIVLNPHTPPSHIEYLLEDLDMVLLMSVNPGFGGQKFIPSVLEKAPILKEMILKRNAKTLIEVDGGVNNQNIHALANAGVDIVVAGNYVFGSNDYKHAIDALKV; the protein is encoded by the coding sequence ATGTTAGTTGCTCCAAGTATCCTTTCTGCTGATTTTGGTAAGTTAAGAGAAGAGATAGTATCGATTTGTGAAGCAGGATGTGATCTTGTGCATGTAGATGTTATGGATGGACATTTTGTACCCAATCTGACCATTGGACCCGTTGTGGTAAGCGCTGTTGCCAAGGCAGCTACTAAGCCATTGGACATTCATTTGATGGTGGAAAACAATACGTTTTTTGTCGATCTTTTTGCACCCTTAAAACCTAAATACATCTCTTTTCATATTGAAGAAGAGAAACATCCTCATCGTTTGATTCAGAAAATTCGAGACTTGGGTATTTCCCCAGCAATTGTTCTGAACCCTCACACGCCTCCCTCACATATCGAATATTTGCTGGAAGATTTGGATATGGTACTTTTAATGAGTGTCAACCCCGGCTTTGGTGGTCAAAAATTTATCCCAAGTGTTCTTGAAAAAGCACCTATCTTAAAAGAGATGATTTTAAAAAGAAATGCAAAAACACTTATCGAGGTTGATGGCGGAGTGAATAATCAAAACATTCACGCTTTAGCCAATGCGGGCGTGGATATTGTCGTCGCAGGTAATTATGTTTTTGGTTCGAACGATTATAAACATGCTATTGATGCTTTAAAAGTATAA
- a CDS encoding RNA degradosome polyphosphate kinase, translating into MPDLTDSSMYLNRELSWLKFNTRVLTQSMKKELPLFERLKFLAIYATNLDEFYMIRVAGLKQLFSAGVIETGADQKTPLDQLREIRTYLASEKEVIQSSYEEIVKDLEKENLFITDYDDLNPALAKLSDDYFFSNILPVIVPIAVNATHPFPHLNNLSFSLAVKLQDSESEEESNYKYGMIRIPRVLPRFFQAGDNTYVPIETIVKKHTEEIFPGYKLIASAAFRVTRNADMVIEEEEADDFMMIMEQGLKLRRKGAFVRLNIQEGADPDLLNFLNSHMQIFFKDIYTYKIPLNLGALWQIVGNKDFSHLALPPYNPKILPPFDTSESVFKVIDKGDVLLFHPYESFDPVLRLIREASKDPKVVSIRMTLYRVEKNSQIVQALIDAANEGKQVTAVVELKARFDEENNLHWAKALEQAGAHVVYGITGFKVHAKIAQVIRQEEDGKLKFYMHFSTGNYNGATAKVYTDTSFFTCKEDFAKDGTMFFHILSGFSKHKKLDTLSMSPTQIKPKVISLINNEAKYGTEGRIIVKMNSLVDSDVIQALYDASMEGVQIDIIARGICCLRPGVEGISENIRVKSIIGKYLEHARIFYFKNGDPTTTFISSADWMPRNLERRLELMTPIFDKALQQKLFEILQLQLNDNVLSWTLGNDGEYTEIEPSDERAINNHTVLEDYMNKIYKAQKKDTSSHKAEKLAKRLFKES; encoded by the coding sequence GTGCCTGATTTAACTGACTCTAGTATGTACCTTAACCGTGAGCTTTCATGGCTCAAATTTAATACCAGAGTCCTTACTCAATCCATGAAAAAAGAATTACCCCTTTTTGAGCGACTCAAATTTTTAGCTATTTATGCAACCAACCTTGATGAATTTTATATGATTCGTGTTGCAGGACTCAAACAGCTTTTTAGCGCTGGTGTTATCGAAACGGGAGCGGATCAAAAAACACCTCTCGATCAACTCAGAGAAATCAGAACCTACCTTGCTAGCGAAAAAGAGGTCATTCAGAGCAGTTACGAAGAGATCGTAAAAGACCTTGAAAAAGAGAACCTTTTTATTACAGACTATGATGATTTAAACCCAGCTCTGGCAAAACTTTCAGATGATTATTTCTTCTCAAATATCTTGCCTGTTATCGTCCCCATTGCGGTGAATGCAACGCATCCATTCCCTCATCTTAATAACCTTAGCTTTTCACTCGCGGTTAAACTTCAAGACAGTGAGAGCGAAGAAGAGAGCAACTACAAATACGGCATGATTCGCATTCCACGCGTACTTCCACGCTTTTTCCAAGCAGGAGACAACACGTATGTGCCGATTGAAACCATTGTTAAAAAACATACGGAAGAGATTTTCCCTGGCTATAAACTCATTGCTTCCGCGGCATTTAGAGTTACCAGAAATGCTGACATGGTCATCGAAGAAGAAGAAGCGGATGATTTTATGATGATTATGGAGCAAGGGCTAAAACTACGCCGTAAAGGTGCTTTTGTACGCCTTAATATCCAAGAAGGAGCGGATCCTGATCTACTCAATTTCTTAAATTCACATATGCAGATTTTCTTTAAAGATATTTACACGTATAAAATTCCACTCAACCTTGGAGCACTTTGGCAAATTGTGGGCAATAAGGACTTTTCGCATCTTGCACTACCACCGTACAATCCAAAGATATTGCCACCGTTTGATACCAGTGAGTCTGTCTTTAAAGTGATTGACAAAGGCGATGTTCTGCTCTTTCATCCATATGAGAGCTTTGACCCCGTGTTAAGACTTATTCGTGAAGCATCTAAAGATCCTAAAGTTGTCTCGATTCGTATGACACTGTACCGTGTAGAGAAAAACTCACAGATCGTTCAAGCGTTGATTGATGCAGCCAATGAAGGCAAACAAGTCACCGCCGTTGTGGAACTTAAAGCGCGTTTTGATGAAGAAAACAACCTTCACTGGGCAAAAGCATTGGAACAAGCGGGTGCGCACGTGGTTTATGGTATCACGGGCTTTAAAGTTCATGCCAAGATCGCACAAGTTATTCGTCAAGAAGAAGATGGCAAGCTTAAATTTTACATGCACTTTAGCACTGGTAACTACAACGGCGCTACGGCGAAGGTTTATACCGACACCAGTTTCTTTACATGTAAAGAGGATTTTGCGAAAGATGGCACGATGTTCTTTCACATCTTATCGGGCTTTTCAAAGCATAAAAAACTTGATACGCTCTCTATGTCACCGACACAAATCAAGCCTAAAGTCATTAGTCTTATCAACAATGAGGCCAAGTATGGAACAGAGGGACGCATTATCGTTAAGATGAACTCTTTAGTCGATTCTGATGTTATTCAAGCTCTCTACGATGCTTCGATGGAAGGTGTACAAATCGACATTATCGCTCGTGGTATCTGTTGTTTAAGACCTGGGGTTGAAGGGATTAGTGAGAATATTCGTGTCAAATCTATCATTGGAAAGTACTTAGAACACGCTCGTATTTTCTACTTTAAAAATGGCGATCCAACGACAACGTTCATCTCAAGTGCTGACTGGATGCCTCGTAATCTTGAGCGAAGGTTAGAGCTTATGACGCCGATTTTTGATAAAGCGTTACAACAAAAGCTTTTTGAGATTTTACAACTTCAGCTCAATGACAATGTACTAAGCTGGACACTTGGAAACGATGGCGAATACACAGAGATTGAACCATCCGATGAGCGTGCTATCAATAACCATACCGTTTTGGAAGATTATATGAATAAAATCTACAAAGCACAAAAGAAAGATACCAGTTCTCACAAAGCAGAAAAACTCGCAAAACGCCTTTTCAAGGAGAGTTGA
- a CDS encoding gamma carbonic anhydrase family protein — translation MIMEFQGTTPSIASDVFVAPSADIIGDVIIGEGSSVWFGCVIRGDVNSISIGKRTSIQDLSMIHVTHFKKEDRSDGFATTIGDDVTIAHRVMLHGCTIEDACLIGMSATILDGAVIGKESIVGANSLVTKNKVFPPRSLIMGNPAKVVRELNDAEIASLYHSADNYVRFKAMYQ, via the coding sequence ATGATAATGGAGTTTCAAGGTACAACGCCTTCCATCGCTTCGGATGTTTTTGTAGCCCCCAGTGCTGACATCATCGGTGACGTGATCATCGGTGAGGGAAGTTCTGTCTGGTTTGGCTGCGTCATCAGAGGCGATGTCAATTCCATCTCCATTGGGAAGCGAACATCCATCCAAGACCTCAGTATGATTCATGTGACACATTTCAAAAAAGAAGATCGTAGTGATGGATTCGCCACAACCATCGGCGATGATGTTACCATAGCGCACCGCGTTATGCTGCATGGCTGTACTATTGAAGATGCTTGTTTGATAGGAATGAGTGCAACGATACTTGATGGTGCAGTGATTGGCAAAGAGTCCATTGTCGGAGCAAATTCATTGGTGACCAAGAATAAAGTCTTTCCACCACGTTCACTCATTATGGGAAATCCAGCCAAAGTTGTACGCGAGTTAAACGATGCGGAGATCGCATCGCTTTACCATTCAGCCGATAATTACGTACGATTTAAAGCGATGTACCAGTAG
- a CDS encoding YdcH family protein, which translates to MLHEYREVISKLKVDNAHFAKIFEKHNELDQKITDADEGRAHISDAELETMKKEKLRLKDEAYALIVAYKKENNL; encoded by the coding sequence ATGCTACACGAATACAGAGAAGTTATCTCAAAACTTAAAGTTGACAATGCACACTTTGCAAAAATTTTTGAAAAACATAATGAACTTGATCAAAAAATTACCGATGCAGATGAAGGTAGAGCACATATCAGTGATGCTGAGCTTGAGACAATGAAAAAAGAGAAACTTAGACTTAAAGATGAAGCGTATGCACTTATCGTTGCATACAAAAAAGAGAACAATCTCTAA
- a CDS encoding 3-methyladenine DNA glycosylase, with amino-acid sequence MNSFDLLVALKKQGYLKTTRDPLWWPRSGTFWVVVGAILTQQTKWEKVEKSMENLEHLGIDSLEKLSTLDIELLSTAIQPSGFYNTKAKNLSLLSKAILESFGSFEVFSENVDREWLLSQKGIGEESADSILCYACKQEAMVVDAYTARLLAGFGYSFESYGALQEWMVEGIVNNQTKVNHLYGKEIGLNELYARFHGKVVEFCKEKSRGKIVDVESLGI; translated from the coding sequence ATGAATAGCTTTGATCTTTTAGTCGCACTCAAAAAACAAGGTTATCTTAAAACCACACGTGATCCTTTGTGGTGGCCACGTTCTGGCACGTTTTGGGTGGTCGTTGGTGCTATCTTAACCCAGCAAACCAAGTGGGAAAAAGTTGAAAAGAGTATGGAAAATTTAGAGCATCTAGGCATTGATAGTTTGGAAAAACTTTCCACTCTCGACATTGAACTTCTTTCAACGGCTATTCAACCTTCTGGTTTTTACAATACCAAAGCGAAAAACCTTTCTCTTTTATCCAAAGCAATCCTTGAATCATTTGGCTCTTTTGAGGTTTTTTCTGAAAATGTGGATCGTGAATGGTTGTTGTCGCAAAAAGGAATTGGTGAAGAGAGTGCGGATTCTATACTCTGCTATGCGTGTAAACAAGAAGCAATGGTTGTTGATGCGTATACGGCGCGTTTACTTGCAGGTTTTGGATACAGTTTTGAATCGTACGGAGCACTTCAAGAGTGGATGGTAGAGGGAATCGTGAACAACCAAACAAAAGTTAATCATCTCTATGGCAAAGAGATAGGTTTAAATGAGCTTTATGCACGTTTTCATGGAAAAGTTGTCGAGTTTTGTAAAGAAAAGAGTCGTGGGAAAATTGTTGACGTGGAAAGTTTGGGCATTTAA